One Rouxiella sp. S1S-2 genomic window, AGAGATTGTTAGCAATTTTTTGGCAGCGTCGATGGCACCCGATCCCGTCAAGGCAGCGACTTTTATGGCGGCAGACGTCGTTATTACCTTTACCGGTAAACGTGTGATGCCCGATGCACATCACATCACGGCGTTTAACAAGGATCGCTACGCCTGGGTGAAAAAGTCTATTGGCCAGTATGACTGGATGGACAAGGGTGACCACACGGTGGTGTATTCGAACGGCACGTTGTACGGCGAATGGCCGGACGGTCGGGTATTTGCCGGTAATCGCTATTTGGACCGCTATGAAGTTCGCGACGGTAAAATCACCCGTATGGACGTGTGGAACGACAGCGCCGAGTGGATCCTTGTGCCTGAAATTTCGCAGGGTTAACGGACATTTTGCCGCCTTCATTGTTCAGAAGTTGAAGGCGGCTGAGACGGGATTAAGCGTGTGAATTGAGCGGAAACGACGGCGTGAAAAGAGGGCTACACGGTGGATGCTGAAAGCTTCTTTCTGGATAAGTGAGCATCAGCTTTTCAAATTGCCGCTGCGCCTGATGATGAAGCTGGTCAAGATCAACTCGCCGTTTCACCAATTGCCGGTCCCAAACCACTTTTTCACCGGCAATAATCACCCCGCGCACGTCGCGCCCATTACCGTTAATCACCACCGCCGTAATGGGGTCAAAAATCTGCCCCATCGCCGGCTCGGCGAGTGAAATAATCGTGATATCAGCCTGCGCACCGGGGCAAAGGCGGCCAATATCCTCACGGCCCAATGCCTTTGCCCCGCCCAAAGTAGCCATGCGGTAATAGTCGGCGGCGCTGGCAGCCTGAACATTTTGCGTCACCACGCGGCTTAACAAGGCACCAAGATGCATATTGGTCAGCATATCCGGTGGAAAGGTGTCGGTGCCTAATCCCATATTTACGCCCGCTTCTCTCAGTGGAAGATACTGCTCCAGATACTTGGCGTGACGGCCTGAAACCAGTGGACAAAGCACCAGATTAGCGTCGGAGTCGGCCAGCAGTCTGATATCTCTGGCAATACTGGCCTGCGTCGGTGACTTTCCGCCGAGAAACTGACCGTGCGGCAGCAGCATTTTGTTGTGCAATAGCCCGGCGTCAGCCAGCACCTGCAGCGACGAGCGCCCTTGAAAGCGGCGGTCTACTTCATTGACTTCAAGCTCGCTCTGGCAGCAGTGCAACCGAACGCTGCAGCCCTGACGATGCGCGGTTTCGCTCAGCGCGGCGAGCAGGGCGGGCGTAGAGCCTTCGATGCGATCAGGGGCTAAAAAGCCGCGTAGTATTGGGGACCCGCGGGAATTGATTTCTTCGATAAAACGTTCTGCCTCCTCAAGACCCGCCAGCCCACGTTCTTCGTCAAAGCGCATGCCAATTTGGCCGTCGGCCTCAACCACGCTGTGCCCTGACATAAACGCCGGACCCAGCCACGCCCGCAGTCCGAGAGATTCAGCCACGTCCGCCGCGTGGCGATATTCATCGGTATCCTCAGCCCATTGTCGATACAGAATGGAGGTGATAGGCACTGCGCTGGTCACACCGTTGAGCAACAGATGAGTATAGGCATACAGCTTGTTAAAATTGAGCTCTTCGCGGGAATACAGATCGCGCCGTTGCCAGTCAGCGGCCACCACACGCCCCTTTTGCCAGCCGGGCTGATTGTCAAAACCGAGCACGGTGGTATCGAGGTCGCCCAGTGCGTCGAGGTCAATAAATCCGGGGCCGACCAGCGCATTACCGGCGTTGATTTCCTCATCCACTGCGCCGGCATAATGCTGACCGACAAACAGCACGCGCTCGCCCTGATAAACCACTTCGCCCGGCGAATAGAGCCGGTGGTCGCCGTTTTGATATCCCACCACCCAGGCGGCGCTTAGGCGGGTGATCTTTTGCGCCGCCATCAGAACAGGCACTCACCGGCGGCGGCTACCACTTTCCCGTGCTTGATAACCGTGCGCGGCATCGGCTGAGCGACAATGGCTTCGGCCACCACGCGGGCGGGTAAAAGCACTATGTCGGCGCGACATCCTACCTCAATGCCATAGTTTTCACGCTTCATTACCCGTGCGCCGCCGTAGGTGATAGCGTCCAGTGCGTTGAGCATTTCGCTGTCTTTCCGCCAGCGGTAGCGCAGGCCTACCATCATGGCGCGGTGCAGCATGTCGCCGTTGCCATAGGGGCTCCATGTGTCGCGTATTCCGTCGTTACCGGCGCAGACGTCAACGCCGTGCTCGCGCAGCAGCAGATAAGGCGGTACCGCCACGTCAACCGGCGCAGTAGTGGCGATAGAAATACCCAGCTCGGCCAGCTGTTCGGCAAACCATTTTTGTCGGTCTGCTTCGACCATTCCTAAGCAAAATGCGTGACTAATGGTGACCTTGCCGGCCAGGC contains:
- a CDS encoding nuclear transport factor 2 family protein, yielding MKQENSAVEIVSNFLAASMAPDPVKAATFMAADVVITFTGKRVMPDAHHITAFNKDRYAWVKKSIGQYDWMDKGDHTVVYSNGTLYGEWPDGRVFAGNRYLDRYEVRDGKITRMDVWNDSAEWILVPEISQG
- a CDS encoding amidohydrolase family protein, coding for MAAQKITRLSAAWVVGYQNGDHRLYSPGEVVYQGERVLFVGQHYAGAVDEEINAGNALVGPGFIDLDALGDLDTTVLGFDNQPGWQKGRVVAADWQRRDLYSREELNFNKLYAYTHLLLNGVTSAVPITSILYRQWAEDTDEYRHAADVAESLGLRAWLGPAFMSGHSVVEADGQIGMRFDEERGLAGLEEAERFIEEINSRGSPILRGFLAPDRIEGSTPALLAALSETAHRQGCSVRLHCCQSELEVNEVDRRFQGRSSLQVLADAGLLHNKMLLPHGQFLGGKSPTQASIARDIRLLADSDANLVLCPLVSGRHAKYLEQYLPLREAGVNMGLGTDTFPPDMLTNMHLGALLSRVVTQNVQAASAADYYRMATLGGAKALGREDIGRLCPGAQADITIISLAEPAMGQIFDPITAVVINGNGRDVRGVIIAGEKVVWDRQLVKRRVDLDQLHHQAQRQFEKLMLTYPERSFQHPPCSPLFTPSFPLNSHA